A single Lolium perenne isolate Kyuss_39 chromosome 6, Kyuss_2.0, whole genome shotgun sequence DNA region contains:
- the LOC127344969 gene encoding uncharacterized protein: MARLVLVATGVLLLSLLAVASCRVLEAEPETVVAISDEQQGQADPAVLQETDAAEAIQSVPTVTAAEAILRLPSHRRAWFLHRHLRSARHHGLSHRRSAFACPGEARVVPASLLEEPTEVKLEAVAEPDPDSRPEIDGEQKLFHGEEEEVEENESVKAWKREMLRRFRDHGLRFHHCHHHHEHDGEKDGGDHQEQQNKEKGPGDMQLQHVRMFSGLFDLHHGDVEQEEQDNEEGVPVELVSRHFHHHHGDEEPEETARKHFFHHHHESDNEVDEVEELAWKLSKAIMRRSFRRGGMRHHLHHHHRAEDGGVKNWFKGLMNRF, from the coding sequence ATGGCCCGCCTGGTACTGGTAGCCACCGGCgtcctcctcctctccctcctgGCCGTCGCCAGCTGCCGCGTCCTCGAGGCGGAGCCAGAGACCGTCGTCGCCATCTCCGACGAGCAGCAGGGTCAGGCCGATCCCGCCGTCCTACAGGAGACGGACGCTGCTGAAGCGATTCAGAGTGTGCCGACCGTCACCGCGGCCGAGGCCATTCTCCGGCTCCCCTCCCACCGCCGCGCATGGTTCCTCCACCGTCACCTCCGGTCGGCGCGCCACCACGGCCTCTCCCACCGCCGCAGCGCGTTCGCCTGCCCCGGCGAGGCCCGCGTCGTCCCAGCCTCCTTGCTCGAGGAGCCCACGGAGGTGAAGCTGGAGGCTGTCGCGGAGCCTGACCCCGACTCGCGCCCAGAGATCGACGGCGAGCAGAAGCTGTTCcatggcgaggaggaggaggtagagGAGAACGAGTCGGTGAAGGCGTGGAAGCGGGAGATGCTGAGGAGGTTCCGCGACCACGGTCTGCGCTTCCACCACTGCCACCACCACCACGAGCATGATGGGGAGAAGGACGGCGGCGACCACCAGGAGCAGCAGAACAAGGAAAAGGGCCCGGGGGATATGCAGCTGCAGCACGTCAGGATGTTCAGTGGCCTTTTCGACCTCCACCACGGCGACGTGGAGCAGGAGGAACAGGACAACGAGGAAGGCGTCCCCGTCGAGCTGGTCAGCCGCCACTTTCACCACCACCACGGTGACGAGGAGCCGGAGGAGACGGCGAGGAAGCActtcttccaccaccaccacgagAGCGACAACGAGGTTGACGAAGTAGAAGAACTGGCATGGAAGCTGAGCAAGGCGATCATGAGGAGGAGTTTCAGGCGCGGCGGCATGCGCcaccacctgcaccaccaccaccgcgccGAGGACGGCGGCGTGAAGAACTGGTTCAAGGGCCTCATGAACAGGTTCTAG